The following nucleotide sequence is from Microbulbifer sp. A4B17.
GGAGCAAAATGCTGACATCTGTGTGGTCGGGGCTGGAGCCCTGGGACTTGAAGCAGCGACCGCATTAAAAACGCCTAAAAATAATGTCACCCTGCAATCCCGAGGCCACTTGTTGAGCGGCCTGTTAGGAGAGGAGGGAGAAGAGTTTCTCAAGTCCGCCCTTACTGCACTGGGCGTGGAATTAAAAATTTCGGATTCCCTTGTAGCTATTGAGGAGAGCGATAGCAAGCGCACACTCACTTTTGCCAGTGATGAAAAACTTTCCGTGGACGCCATCGTATTGTGTACGGGAATTCAGCCGGAAATTAGTCTGGCTGAACAATGTGGACTCGCTACTGAACGTGGGATCCTTGTCAATGAGTGGATGCAAACTTCTGACCCGGATGTTTATGCGGTAGGGGAGTGCGCTGAATTTGATCAAAAAGTTTACCAGTTGGTCCGACCAGGATACGAGCAAGCCGAGAGCTGCTGCTCGCATATTCAGCGAAATCACAGTGGAAAATTTCAATCACAACCCTATTCCGGCAGTTACACCGATATCCAACTGAAAATTGCCCATATTCCCTGCGGAATTATGGGTGAAGTAGACCCGGAAAACCTCGATCAGCAGGGGGGGGTAGAAAGCCACATTTATCGTAACCGCTTTAAAGGAATTTATAGGCGCTTATTTATCAAAGGCGAATATATCGTTGGAGCCATTTATATTGGCAGCTGGAATGAAGCCAATGAACTGCGCCAAGCTGTAGCGCAGGAAGAAAAAATTTCTCTGCGCACACTCAAGCACTTTGAAAGCGAAGGACGGATTTTTGCCAAAAAGTCCGGCAATAGCATTAAAGACTTCCCCGATAACTACCTGGTCTGTCAGTGCAACTCCGTCACCAAAGGTCAATTGTGCAAAGCAATTTCCGCAGGCAAGCGCAATATAAATGAACTGCAGCAGGCAACAACTGCGGGATCGGTCTGCGGTAGTTGTCGACCTCTGATGGCAGAGCTTCTTGATGTGCCAGCGCCCAACCTGGTGATGCGGCACTCCAAGGGAATACTTATAACCTCTGTGCTGTCATTAATTTTAATTGCATTGGCTTTCCTAATGCCGCCAGCTCCAGTTTCACCTTCAGTACAAACTGCACCTTTTTGGGAAAAACTCTGGTACGACAATTTTTGGAAGCAGGTTACTGGCTATACCATTCTCGCCATGTGCCTCTTTACTGCCGCTCTCAGTATCAGGAAGCGCTGGAAGAAACTCAGCCTCGGCCATGTCGATCACTGGCGCTATGCACACAGTGTCACAGGCCTGATTGCCCTACTCACACTTGCCGTTCACTCGGGTTTCCGCCTAGGTGAAAACC
It contains:
- a CDS encoding FAD-dependent oxidoreductase; protein product: MTELDDTLVEQLPSGIHANDSSYPIYVIIGTGPVGVRCAQKLLEFCDEAQIVIYGAETETPYNRVKLSQYLSSHVELEELDNPILSQSDHRLAEYIDRKIISIDRSQKTVTDAAGNIQPYSKLIIATGSNPIIPKIQGADLPGVYPFRSLKNTNDLLDLREQNADICVVGAGALGLEAATALKTPKNNVTLQSRGHLLSGLLGEEGEEFLKSALTALGVELKISDSLVAIEESDSKRTLTFASDEKLSVDAIVLCTGIQPEISLAEQCGLATERGILVNEWMQTSDPDVYAVGECAEFDQKVYQLVRPGYEQAESCCSHIQRNHSGKFQSQPYSGSYTDIQLKIAHIPCGIMGEVDPENLDQQGGVESHIYRNRFKGIYRRLFIKGEYIVGAIYIGSWNEANELRQAVAQEEKISLRTLKHFESEGRIFAKKSGNSIKDFPDNYLVCQCNSVTKGQLCKAISAGKRNINELQQATTAGSVCGSCRPLMAELLDVPAPNLVMRHSKGILITSVLSLILIALAFLMPPAPVSPSVQTAPFWEKLWYDNFWKQVTGYTILAMCLFTAALSIRKRWKKLSLGHVDHWRYAHSVTGLIALLTLAVHSGFRLGENLNLALMLVFLTATATGSLVGVFMARNHHWTDLKLREHRKWWSRVHYALLWALPVLLAYHIFAVYYF